The sequence GCCAGGCGGCGAGATCGAGTTCCTTGGGCGCGAGGATCACCAGGTCAAGATCCGGGGACACCGAATCGAGCTGGGCGAGATCGAGTCGGCGTTGCTGAAGCATCCTGCCGTTGCGGCCGCCGGGGTGGTGGCGGATGGCGCGGGCGAGGAGGCATCCTTGCTCGGCGCCGTGGAGCTTGCCCGCAAGCAGGAGCGGAACCAAGCTGTGGAACAAGCCGAGTTCGATAAGCTCGTTGCTGGCATTGACGAGCAGATCGGGGCTTGCGGCGACGGCCTTGCCGAAGCCCAAATCGCTATGGCTGCGGAGCAGCTGGACACAGCCGTTCTCCACTCGATGCTGGATGCCCTGTTCAAGCTCGGGCTCTTTGCGGGAGGGGAGAAGCACGCGCTATCAGACATTGTAGAGCACGCTGGCATTGATTCCCGATTTCGATGGATCGTTCGACGCTGGATTGACATGCTGACGGAAGCCGGCTTGCTGCGTGCGCACCCTGGCGGCCATTACAGTTGTCCAGAGGAGCCGGATGCGAGGAGCATAAGCCGATATTGGGAACAAGCCGAGACAGCCTGGACGAACAAGCTGAGCTCGGCAGGCTTCATCGCCTACGTGCGGAGCAATGCCGAACGGCTGCCGGAGCTGCTGGGCGGACGACAGGACCCTGTTGCGCTGCTGTTTCCCGAAGGCAAGCTTGATCTGGTTCGCTCCTTGTACGTCGATCATCTCATGGCAGGGTATCTTAACCGCTGCATATGTGCGCTTCTCCAGCGCATCGCGCAGCACGACTCAGGAAGACCGCTGCGGATTCTGGAGGTCGGCGCCGGTACGGGGGCCACTACGGCCAACGTATTGAACGCATTGGAAGGAATCGAGGTGGAATATTGGTTTACGGATGTGTCCTCGTTCTTTATTCCGGGGGCCAAGGCCCGCTTCGGCCAATTCCCGGGTATCCGTTTCGGTCTGTTCGATGTGGATCGGGATTACCGGGAGCAGGGACTTGCGCCTAACAGCTTTGACGTTGTGCTCGCGGCCGGTGTGCTGGAGAATGCCCGTGACATTCCGGCTAGCTTGAGCCGCTTGGCCGAACTGATTTGTCCTGGCGGCTGGCTTGTCTTCACGGAACCGACTGCGGAGCATGCTTGGATCATGGCTTCTCAGGCGTTCATGATGACAGAACCGGGCGATCGTCTGCGCATCCGCTCGTCTTATTTGAATCGCGACGGTTGGCTGCAGTTGCTGCAGGAATACGGAGACGAACCGATTTTGTCTTTGCCTGCGGAGCAGCACAAACTGTCAGTGCTGGGCTTCCATCTGTTCGCAAAACGTATGAAACAGGACAGGGCTCAGGTCAGCGTGCGGGAACTGGAGGATTACCTCTCGCTGCATCTGCCGGCTTCGATGCTGCCGTCCCACTTGCAGCTCGTCGATGCGCTGCCGTTAACGGGCAACGGCAAGCTGGATCGCCGCAAGCTGCAGACGTGGCGCCCGAAACCAACGCTAGAGCATGCAGCCGCTGGCAGCGGCGAGGAAAGCGCGGACGCGCTGGAAGTCCGGCTTGCGGCGATTTGGTCGGAGGCGTTGGGGATTCCCGGCATCGGCAGATCGCAAAGCTTCTATGAGCTGGGGGCCGATTCGCTCATTATGGCGCAAGTAGCCGGGAAGCTGCGCGACAAGCTTGCCGAGGAACCAGGGCAAGGGGAGATTCCCTATGACGCGTTGCTCAGGCAGATGCTGAATTACCCGACGGTCGCCGCGCTGGCAGCATTCATCCGTTCCCATAGCCGAGAATACGAACAGAAACACGAAGCCTCACCGGCGAATGCGGCTGAAGGGTCAAGCAATGCTGTGCTCACACCATATGGAGGCGGGGAGACTGGGCCGCTCCGGGTTGTCTTCCATGCGGGTCTGGGCACAATGAATTGCTTTCAATTGCTCCTGGAGCGCTTGAATGCTCAACAATTGGGACCTGTCATTGGCATAACTGTGGCGGATACGGAGAAATACTGCGCCATCGAACCGTCCGAACTCATCGAGCAAATTGCCGAAGATTACACCGCGCGCTTGTTGGAAGGCGGACATCGGCGCATGCAGCTTATCGGCTATTGCTTGGGCGGGTTAATCGCCATTGAAGTGGCAAGACGCCTCGTGGAGAGAGGCGTCCTCCTGGACGATCTCGTGTTGATCGACAGCCACCCTGTGCTGTTCGATATCGACGATGACATCGCCATCGAGTCATTGTTTCTCCCTAACTTGAATACTTCCATCCAGGAAGCCGGCTTCGGCGATGCGGATGCCGACGAAATCGTGCGCGGGCTGCTGCATATTTTCGAAAAGAACAATAGAAGCATTCCGCAAGGTTCTTCCTGCGCCATTGGGGGAGATGCGGGTCTGGACAAAGTGGGGGAACTGTTTCGCAATCTGGCGGCTGTCAGCATGCGGGAACGCTTCGCGGCATATGTCGGCGCGATTGAGAAGGCGACCGGAGAGCAAATGCCAGTTGAGATGGCGGAAGGATTGTTCCGGCTGTACCGCCAAAGCTTTAAGGCTGCCCGATTTACCCCTCCGCCATATATGGGGAATATTCGATTTTTGTTGGCGGCAGAGCCGTTCAGCTTTTTGCCCGGTACGGAGTACATGACGCTGGATTTCTGGCGGGACATTTGCCTTGGCGAATTGGAAGTGACTGAAGTTGCGGGCAATCACTTTAGCTGTATTGAAGAGGAGCACAATGCAACTGGCGTTGCCGAGCTGATCTTGAAGCCGCTTGTCAAGCGCGGATCGGGAATGTTCTGAAGCTGAAAGAGGGGCAAGGCGCTCTTCCGCAAGGGAGAGACGCTAATTGCCCTTTTTTTTCGTCAAGCGCAACTGGCGGAAGCCTCATCCGTTGGAAAAGCCGCCCCCCTTGTCTGAAGGACAAGAGGAACGGCTTTTTGTAGCATATGGCCTGCATGGCGGCAGCCGGACGGGAATGGTTATGCAATATGCCCGGAACGATGTTCAGGCGACAAGCTGCAACAAGGCTGGTGCAGATGCGCACGCAAATCCGGTGCGAATCCATCACTGCCGCCGCAACCATGGATGCGCTAGTTCAAGATTTCGAAGTCATCGACATTCAAGCGCTGGCCGGACGGGCCGGTGACATGGATGCGGAAGCGGACAGGAGAGGATTCGTTCACCGTGATCGTATGAGCGGTCAGCGTAGAAGTCGCGGCAGCGGCAGATGTTACATGGGTCCAAGAGGCTCCGCCGTTGGTCGACTTTTGCAGCTGCCAGGCGGCGCTCGAGTCATTGCCGAAATTGGCTACCTGCAGCCTGACGCTGCCAGCTCCGTTCACATCGAAGTTCATGCCAAGGGTGCCGGTTGCCCGAATGCGAACAGCCTGGGAGCCGTTTTTGCGATCGGTTGCCAAATTTCCGATAAGGGCATTATGGAACGCCCAGCTGCCCGAATCCAGGCTCACATTGCCGTCTGCATATGCGCCCTTTGCGCCGTTCTCGAACGATTCTGTCCATATTGCACTAGCGGGCGGATTGACCGTATGCGAGCCTAGATACGTATATGTGTTTTGCGGATAAA comes from Xylanibacillus composti and encodes:
- a CDS encoding non-ribosomal peptide synthetase; amino-acid sequence: MPHHLKVNGAELLMQLRQAGTDVWEEDGRLRYRARKDSFADSDLQLLKANKAELLEALRAEARAATVTPDPASRFEPFPLTDVQSAYLLGRRDLFGYGGVACHIYLELHYPELDPERTETAWNRLVQRHDMLRATIDPNGQQRVMESVPKLKVAYTDLRELREAQARLAEIREEMGHRVYETDRWPLFGIGVTRMSDCAIMHVSVDFLIADWASIWLLLAEFEALYSAPDRRQLSDLPLSFRDYLLTERGLKETAAYVRDKDYWLGRIDALPTAPDLPMARQPVGDSAARFRRRLLHLDQAAWEGLKQRAQKQGLTPTAAVLAAYAAVIERWSRRSQFSLNLTMLNRLPLHPQVHNIVGDFTSVNLLAVDWNGEKTFGEQAKAMQKQLFEDLDHRLYSGVEAMREIARRRGRDAALMPVVFTSAIGLVEPGQPLTGQIGGCGISQTPQVFIDCQAMDSPAGLQVNWDVREGVFPDRMVDDMFGCFEELLHALAVSDRRWDSVEAVALPAWQLTERQRVNATQAPLSARPLHELVLAQAAKAPDRPAVIDSTGQWTYGALIQQAAAVADRLKALGCAAQERVAVVMDKSAHQVAAVIGALAAGAVYVPIDPKQPEPRRMAMLEQADIRFVLTASTTRLPWPNHAVAIEADRLQPIPAYAFQSGGNPDLPAYVIYTSGSTGQPKGVVISHRAAGNTIADMNRRFGVGPEDTVLGLAQLSFDLSVYDIFGLLSEGGTLVYPSADRLTDPSHWTALMAEHEVTVWNSVPALMQMLVAYLESEPQVMLPRLRLALLSGDWIPLALPDRLIRRLPTAQVISLGGATEASIWSNYHVYQGLQPEWQSIPYGRPLANQGFRVLDASMRDCPVWATGELYITGEGLAEGYLGDTAMTQKRFFPHPADGQRLYRTGDLGRYLPGGEIEFLGREDHQVKIRGHRIELGEIESALLKHPAVAAAGVVADGAGEEASLLGAVELARKQERNQAVEQAEFDKLVAGIDEQIGACGDGLAEAQIAMAAEQLDTAVLHSMLDALFKLGLFAGGEKHALSDIVEHAGIDSRFRWIVRRWIDMLTEAGLLRAHPGGHYSCPEEPDARSISRYWEQAETAWTNKLSSAGFIAYVRSNAERLPELLGGRQDPVALLFPEGKLDLVRSLYVDHLMAGYLNRCICALLQRIAQHDSGRPLRILEVGAGTGATTANVLNALEGIEVEYWFTDVSSFFIPGAKARFGQFPGIRFGLFDVDRDYREQGLAPNSFDVVLAAGVLENARDIPASLSRLAELICPGGWLVFTEPTAEHAWIMASQAFMMTEPGDRLRIRSSYLNRDGWLQLLQEYGDEPILSLPAEQHKLSVLGFHLFAKRMKQDRAQVSVRELEDYLSLHLPASMLPSHLQLVDALPLTGNGKLDRRKLQTWRPKPTLEHAAAGSGEESADALEVRLAAIWSEALGIPGIGRSQSFYELGADSLIMAQVAGKLRDKLAEEPGQGEIPYDALLRQMLNYPTVAALAAFIRSHSREYEQKHEASPANAAEGSSNAVLTPYGGGETGPLRVVFHAGLGTMNCFQLLLERLNAQQLGPVIGITVADTEKYCAIEPSELIEQIAEDYTARLLEGGHRRMQLIGYCLGGLIAIEVARRLVERGVLLDDLVLIDSHPVLFDIDDDIAIESLFLPNLNTSIQEAGFGDADADEIVRGLLHIFEKNNRSIPQGSSCAIGGDAGLDKVGELFRNLAAVSMRERFAAYVGAIEKATGEQMPVEMAEGLFRLYRQSFKAARFTPPPYMGNIRFLLAAEPFSFLPGTEYMTLDFWRDICLGELEVTEVAGNHFSCIEEEHNATGVAELILKPLVKRGSGMF